The genomic stretch TGCCTTTTCGAAATCTTCCACATTGCGAGTCACAACACATAGGTCATGGACTGAGGCGATCGCCGCAATGAATAGATCCGGCTGGCTAAATGTGTAATTTTGCTTTCGTCCCCCCTCGACCATCCAGCGCCACTCTAAAATTACATCCTCATCTACAGGCAATAGGCGATCGCCAAACCAAGGGCGTAAGGTATGTTCTAGCCACTGGATTAACTCTTGGCGGAAAAGCTCATCCTCTACTTGCTCTATCCCAAAGCGAATTTCTGCCATCGTCACGGTGCTGAGATAGAACGATTGGGGAACCTGGCGATCGCTCCAAGTCTTTACCGCTGGGTGACAATTTTGTTTCCGCAGTTCTGAGATAACGTTTGTATCTAGTAACCAGCCCTTCATAGCGCCACTTTTCTAACAGGACTCCGGACACCTGACTGCTCAAAGTCCAGATCACTAAAAGGGGATTGGGAGAGCAGCTCATGGATATTGGGTTGCTTCATGAGTGGTAAAAGTTGAGCAAACTGATCCGCTGCGATGACGACAACCGCATCCTTTCCTCGTACTGTAACTAGTTGTGGCTCAGCATCCTGTGCCAGACGTACTACTTCGCTAAATCGGGCTTTAGCATCCTCTAATTTCCAGGCCTGAAGATGCTCTAAACTTTGGGGCGTCGCGTCGCCAGAAGGAACTGCAAAGGAAGTCATTCTATTTTACCTGACTATATCTAGTTAGATAATAACCCATCAGTAAAATGAGCAGGCAGCCATGGATGAGGGGCTTTAAAACGGGCGATCGCCTTTGAAAAATGGCATTAACTTTGTAAATTTTCTAGCTGAACAACGACAGGGGGCAAACTACGTTTCAATGTCTGCCAAACCACCCCTAGATTGATCTGGAAATACTCATGGGCCATTACATTGCGCATGCCTGTCATGATCCGCCAAGGAATTTCGGGGTGCTGTTGCTTAATCTCTTCTGGGATGTTGGCCGTTGCTTTGCCAATGATAACGAAGTTATATAAAACCGACTACACCAGCATTTTATCATCCTCAAATTCCTCAAAGGTAAGCCCCGCTGTAAAATCAGTGATGTCTTGGGCTGCTCGGAGAATAAATATCCTGGATTCTGAGTTGCCAATCCCGTGAAGTCTTAGAAGGCACGGATGACGTCCTCTAAAACGGGTTCTCGCAGGTGCTCTCGCAAAGACTGCTCCATACCCAGATCTACCTTGCAGCCGAATAAGTCTTCCAGAAAATAACGCACTGCGAGTAATTCAAAGAGGGAAGGTATATTTTCAAACTCCACCAAAAAATCTAAATCACTGCCCTCGGTGGCCTCATTTCTGGCTACAGAGCCAAAGAGTCGGAGTGATGTCACCCCCATTTGCTCCAACTCAGGGCGATGTAAAGCGAGTTGTTGTAGTACCCAATCTCGATTTAGTTGTTGCATATCTATTTCAGTGCCAAAATTTTAAATTTGGTACCATCCTTGCTGTCATTGTAAGGCTAAGCATCGAATCTCCGACTTTGGATTAGGGCCATAATCGTGGCTGCCCATTTTTGTCAGAGTCACGCTAAAAAGTTTCAACATCTCAAAAATCCTTTCAAAATTCCGACCAGAGGAAATGTGCTGCCGACTATGGAGATTGTGCCCCGCCAGAAAAAACCTCCAGAGGTGTATAAGGTGTGGGGAAATTGCCTCTTCATGACCCGTAACTCAGCGGCAGTGGCTGATGAGCATCTTGTGGTGCTTGGGTGGAGACCTGATGAGGCTGTGCTACCCATTCAGTGATTGCTTGCCCTCAGCCTGGTGAGTTTTCGCAACAAGTCCGATGAATCCGACTGTTATCGCCAATGTCAGGATTTTTTATTCCCCGGGGTTTTAGCAAAGCAACACCAAACCGCCAACAGAGAGCCATTAATCAAACACCAGCCCCAACAGTAATACAAACTTACCTTTCAAACTTGAATCGGTGTCCGCCATTTTTTTATGAAAAGGGCTGAGCCGAAACAAAAAACCGTCGAATATCGGACGACTTAAAACACCTTTAGTGAAGTTGTGTAACAAAATGCGGGCTTTTATCCGTGTTTTATCCGTTCTTTCTGGGGCATTTCCTCTTCATCAGTAGGAGGAAAAAATTATGTCCAAACTCAAAATTGTGATTGACCCCGGTAGTAGTGCCACGAAGGTGGCCTATTGCCTAGAGAATGCTTCTAGCCAATGTTTTGTGATGTCCCCCTATTGCGCGGCAGTGCCCCCAGACTACCCGAGATCCTCTGGGTGGATGATGGGGTATACCCATGTGGAGAATGCTTGGGTATCCCATGGCGATGCCTGCTATCTCCTGGGTGCTGGTGCCAAGAAGTTTCAGGGTTCTGCTGTGCGCAACAATGACCTGAAATACATCAAGGCTCTGTACAAAATTCTGGGAGTCCTATCTCATATCCAAACCCAGCTTCAGGAATCACCAACCATAGACCTGGGGATTCTGCTGCCCTTGGACGAATATGTCACAAAAGACCGCCTAGAAGAGAGCCTCATGGCAGCCCAGGAGCGGTTTGAATACTGTGGGCGATTGCTCTCATTAGACATCAATGAAATCACCATCTGTCCAGAGGGAGCAGGACTCTTTCTCCAGGGATTACCAAGCAAAATTAATCCCCGGTCAGGACGGGTGGCAGTGTTGGTGATTGGCCATCGCAATGCCTCATGGCTAGTGACCGACAAAGGTTCTCCCCTAGTGGCGGAATCAGTGACAAATAACTTCGGCTTTCGTTGGCTTGTGCAAGAAATGCAGCGTCGCACAGGCCATAAAGATGAAATTACCCTGGCCGAAATGATTTTCACAGGTAAGCATCACGATAGAGCAGTGCACCAGGCCATGGAAGTATGCCTTCCCCTCTACTGGCAACAAATTCA from [Synechococcus] sp. NIES-970 encodes the following:
- a CDS encoding plasmid stabilization protein; amino-acid sequence: MKGWLLDTNVISELRKQNCHPAVKTWSDRQVPQSFYLSTVTMAEIRFGIEQVEDELFRQELIQWLEHTLRPWFGDRLLPVDEDVILEWRWMVEGGRKQNYTFSQPDLFIAAIASVHDLCVVTRNVEDFEKAEVAVFNPFLPTE
- a CDS encoding hypothetical protein (conserved hypothetical protein) → MTGMRNVMAHEYFQINLGVVWQTLKRSLPPVVVQLENLQS
- a CDS encoding DNA polymerase beta domain protein, encoding MQQLNRDWVLQQLALHRPELEQMGVTSLRLFGSVARNEATEGSDLDFLVEFENIPSLFELLAVRYFLEDLFGCKVDLGMEQSLREHLREPVLEDVIRAF
- a CDS encoding hypothetical protein (conserved hypothetical protein); the encoded protein is MSKLKIVIDPGSSATKVAYCLENASSQCFVMSPYCAAVPPDYPRSSGWMMGYTHVENAWVSHGDACYLLGAGAKKFQGSAVRNNDLKYIKALYKILGVLSHIQTQLQESPTIDLGILLPLDEYVTKDRLEESLMAAQERFEYCGRLLSLDINEITICPEGAGLFLQGLPSKINPRSGRVAVLVIGHRNASWLVTDKGSPLVAESVTNNFGFRWLVQEMQRRTGHKDEITLAEMIFTGKHHDRAVHQAMEVCLPLYWQQIQDFLAEQKPVDYVVCGGGAALLLKQEITSHLSGKVSWANHLVRGLVKSGIKDRVMACRLVDGYGLLHSL